GCGTACACCACAGCGATATCGTCACGCTGCTGGCGGAAAGCGGTATCGCACTGCGCGCCGGTCAGCACTGTGCGCAGCCATTGATGGCGGCGTTAGGCGTGAGCGGCACGCTGCGGGCATCTTTTGCCCCCTATAATAATCAGCAGGACGCAGAGGCGCTGGTTAGCGCGCTGCATCACGCACTGGACATACTGGCAGACTAGAGATGACAACCCTGATTGCACCGCACCCCTTCGGCACCCTGCTCACCCGTGATGCACTGGAGGCGAAATTTGACGCCTGTCGGCTGTGGGAAGAGAAATATCGTCAGCTGATTCAGCTGGGCAAGCAGCTGCCTGCGTTGGCAGAGACGTTAAAAACAGCAGAGATTGAGCTTAGCGGCTGTGAAAATCGCGTCTGGCTGGGCCATCAGCGGCTGACAGACGGCACGCTGCATTTTTACGGTGAGAGTGAAGGACGTATCGTGCGCGGGCTGCTGGCGGTGTTGCTCACCGCGGTTGAGGGTCAAACGCCGGATACGCTGCTGGCGCAGGATCCGCTGCTGATCTTTGATCGCCTTGGGCTGCGTGAGCAGCTCAGCGCCTCACGCAGCAGCGGCCTGCAGGCGCTGGCCGCTGCGGTGATCGCGGCCGCACAAGCGCATTAAGCCTGCGCTGCGCGCTGGCGCGCCAGCAATTTTTTCAGCGCATGCGACACGGCGACAAAGCCAAAGGTCGCCGTCACCATTGTGGCGGCACCGAATCCTGAAGCGCAATCCATGCGTTTTGGCCCCTCTGCGGTGCTGCGTGAAGCGCACACTGAACCATCCGGCTGCGGATACATCAACGCCTCGGTAGAAAA
The sequence above is drawn from the Duffyella gerundensis genome and encodes:
- the csdE gene encoding cysteine desulfurase sulfur acceptor subunit CsdE; this translates as MTTLIAPHPFGTLLTRDALEAKFDACRLWEEKYRQLIQLGKQLPALAETLKTAEIELSGCENRVWLGHQRLTDGTLHFYGESEGRIVRGLLAVLLTAVEGQTPDTLLAQDPLLIFDRLGLREQLSASRSSGLQALAAAVIAAAQAH